The following proteins come from a genomic window of Amaranthus tricolor cultivar Red isolate AtriRed21 chromosome 14, ASM2621246v1, whole genome shotgun sequence:
- the LOC130799749 gene encoding 11S globulin seed storage protein Ana o 2.0101-like, producing MAKSTSYFLISCLFFVLFNGCMGEGRFREFQQGNECQIDRLTALKPTNWIQAEAGLTEVWDSNEQEFRCAGVSVIRRTIEPHGLLLPSFTSAPELIYIEQGNGITGMMIPGCPETYESGSQQFQVVEDERIREQGSRKIGMRGGRFQDQHQKIRHFREGDILAMPAGVSHWAYNNGDQPLVAVILIDTANHANQLDKNFPKRFYLAGKPQQERSGEHQFSRESRRGERNTGNIFSGFETRLLAESFGVSEEIAQKLQAEQDDRGNIVRVQEGLHVIKPPSRSWEEREQGSASREGRHHGRPWETEQGGSRDSRYLPNGVEETICSARLAVNIDDPFEADVYTPEAGRLTTVNSFNLPILRHLRLSAAKGVLYGNAMMAPHYNLNAHNIMYCVRGRGRIQIVNDEGQSVFDEELSRGQLVVVPQNFAIVKQAFEDGFEWVSFKTSENAMFQSLAGRTSAIRSLPVDVVSNIYQISREEAFGLKFNRLETTLFRSSGPRESQRRISIA from the exons ATGGCTAAGTCCACTAGTTATTTTCTTATAAGTTGCTTATTCTTTGTGTTGTTTAATGGGTGTATGGGTGAAGGAAGGTTTAGAGAGTTTCAACAAGGAAATGAGTGTCAAATTGATAGGTTAACTGCCCTCAAACCGACGAATTGGATTCAGGCGGAAGCTGGGTTAACTGAGGTGTGGGATTCTAATGAACAAGAGTTTAGATGTGCTGGTGTATCTGTTATTAGGCGCACCATTGAGCCTCATGGTCTTCTTTTGCCTTCTTTTACTAGTGCTCCTGAGCTCATTTACATTGAGCAAG GAAATGGAATAACTGGGATGATGATCCCAGGATGCCCAGAGACATATGAATCAGGGTCACAACAATTCCAAGTAGTAGAAGATGAACGCATTAGGGAGCAAGGCAGCAGGAAGATTGGAATGCGAGGCGGTCGCTTCCAAGACCAACACCAAAAGATCAGACACTTCAGGGAAGGTGATATCCTTGCTATGCCTGCAGGAGTTTCTCACTGGGCTTACAACAATGGTGATCAGCCTCTTGTTGCTGTTATCCTTATTGACACTGCCAACCATGCTAACCAACTTGACAAGAATTTCCCCAAG AGATTCTACCTGGCAGGCAAACCCCAACAAGAACGTTCCGGAGAGCACCAATTCAGTAGGGAATCTCGACGTGGCGAACGCAACACGGGCAACATTTTTAGTGGCTTTGAAACCCGACTCCTAGCCGAATCCTTTGGAGTTAGTGAGGAGATAGCTCAAAAGCTCCAAGCCGAGCAAGACGATAGAGGCAACATTGTTCGAGTCCAAGAAGGTTTACATGTGATCAAGCCCCCAAGCAGGTCATGGGAAGAAAGAGAGCAAGGTAGTGCTTCAAGGGAAGGCAGACACCATGGCAGACCATGGGAAACAGAGCAAGGTGGTAGCAGGGATTCAAGGTACCTTCCCAATGGTGTGGAGGAGACTATTTGCTCGGCTCGACTCGCCGTCAACATTGATGATCCTTTTGAGGCTGATGTTTACACCCCTGAAGCTGGACGGCTTACTACTGTTAACAGCTTTAATCTTCCCATTTTGCGCCATCTTCGCTTGAGTGCTGCCAAGGGTGTTCTCTACGGG AATGCAATGATGGCACCTCACTACAATCTAAACGCCCACAACATAATGTATTGTGTACGAGGACGCGGTCGTATTCAAATCGTGAACGATGAAGGCCAGTCAGTGTTTGACGAGGAGCTATCGAGAGGACAATTGGTGGTGGTTCCACAAAACTTTGCCATCGTAAAGCAAGCCTTCGAAGATGGGTTCGAGTGGGTGAGCTTCAAGACAAGTGAAAACGCAATGTTCCAAAGCCTCGCAGGGCGTACTTCTGCTATCCGATCCTTGCCGGTAGATGTTGTCTCGAACATCTACCAGATCTCTCGCGAGGAAGCTTTTGGCCTCAAGTTTAATCGGCTTGAGACTACCCTTTTTCGCTCTAGCGGCCCAAGGGAGTCCCAAAGGAGAATCAGCATTGCCTAA
- the LOC130799928 gene encoding serine--tRNA ligase-like: MLDINLFREDKGGNPEMIRESQRRRFADVAIVDEIIQLDQEWRKRQFELESLRKDFNRINKEVARLKIAGEDASEMIKSTEENKKSSAEKEVEAQEVKASLYAKLELIGNLIHDTVPVGDDEANNVVIRTWGERRVEPKLKNHVELVELLGIVDSKKGSNVAGGRGFYLKGDGVLLNQALINFGLAFLSSKGYTPLQTPFFMRKDIMAKCAQLAQFDEELYKVTGEGDDKYLIATAEQPLCAFHLDDWIHPSQLPIRYAGYSSCFRKEAGSHGRDTLGIFRVHQFEKVEQFCITSPNGNDSWEMHEEMLKNSEEFYQKLGLPYRIVSIVSGALNDAAAKKYDLEAWFPASSTFRELVSCSNCTDYQSRKLEIRYGQKKSNEQTKQYVHLLNSTLTATERTLCCILENYQKEDGVEIPEVLRPYVLGKTFLPFQSKPVSDSKGKKSKV, translated from the exons ATGTTGGATATCAATTTGTTCAGAGAGGATAAAGGAGGAAATCCTGAAATGATTCGAGAATCTCAACGTCGACGTTTTGCCGATGTTGCCATTGTCGATGAAATCATCCAACTTGATCAAGAATGGCGCAAAC GTCAATTTGAGCTTGAGAGTTTACGGAAGGATTTCAATCGGATTAACAAAGAAGTAGCTCGGTTGAAGATT GCTGGTGAGGATGCATCTGAAATGATAAAGAGTACTGAGGAGAACAAAAAATCTAGTGCAGAAAAGGAAGTTGAAGCTCAAGAAGTCAAGGCTTCATTGTATGCTAAACTGGAATTGATCGGGAATCTCATTCATGATACAGTTCCTGTTGGCGATGATGAG GCTAACAATGTTGTGATCAGAACGTGGGGAGAGAGGCGAGTCGAGCCAAAGCTCAAAAATCACGTTGAGCTTGTCGAGCTGCTTGGGATAGTTGATTCAAAGAAAG GATCCAATGTTGCTGGTGGTAGAGGGTTTTACTTGAAAGGCGATGGTGTGCTTCTTAATCAAGCTTTGATTAATTTTGGTCTTGCTTTTTTATCATCCAAGGGATACACACCTTTACAGACCCCATTTTTCATGCGAAAAGATATCATGGCAAAATGTGCACAGTTAGCTCAATTTGATGAAGAACTTTACAAG GTAACAGGTGAGGGAGATGACAAGTATCTAATTGCCACTGCTGAGCAACCACTCTGTGCTTTCCACTTAGATGATTGGATTCATCCTTCACAACTTCCCATAAG ATATGCTGGATACTCTTCATGCTTTCGGAAAGAGGCAGGTTCTCATGGACGAGATACTCTTGGAATTTTCCGAGTTCATCAGTTTGAGAAAGTTGAACAATTTTGCATCACCAGTCCAAATGGCAATGATTCATGGGAAATGCACGAGGAGATGTTGAAAAACTCAGAAGAGTTTTATCAAAAG TTGGGTCTCCCCTATCGGATAGTGTCCATTGTTTCTGGTGCCCTGAATGATGCTGCAGCAAAGAAGTATGATTTGGAAGCTTGGTTCCCTGCATCGAGCACCTTCAGAGAGTTAGTGTCATGTTCGAACTGTACAGACTATCAGTCTAGAAAATTAGAAATTCGTTATGGCCAGAAAAAG AGTAATGAACAAACGAAGCAATACGTCCATCTATTGAATTCTACTCTAACAGCAACTGAAAGAACCCTCTGTTGTATTCTAGAGAATTATCAGAAAGAAGACGGTGTTGAAATTCCTGAAGTTTTAAGACCGTATGTTCTAGGTAAAACATTTTTACCTTTCCAGAGCAAACCCGTCTCAGACTCAAAGGGAAAGAAGTCTAAAGTATAA
- the LOC130799689 gene encoding casein kinase 1-like protein 10 produces the protein MDRIVGGKFKMGRKIGSGSFGELFLGVSVQTGEEVAIKMESAKTKHPQLHYESKVYMLLQGGTGVPHLKWFGVEGEHNVMVIDLLGPSLEDLFNYCNRKFSLKTVLMLADQLINRVEYMHSRGFLHRDIKPDNFLMGLGRKANQVYIIDYGLAKKFRDLKTHKHIPYRENKSLTGTARYASVHTHRGIEQSRRDDLESLGYVLMYFLRGSLPWQGLKANTKKQKYDKISEKKMMTPIEVLCKSYPSEFVSYFHYCRSLHFEDKPDYSYLKRLFRDLFIREGYQFDYVLDWTMMKYPQIGGSSRTRYPGPKPAVNAGPSAEKPERTSVGREIRDRLTGAVEAISRRNALGSGDHSKQRSSQDVATSRDMQRDSEKVNLSRVSSSSRRATAVSSNRPTTSGDLGETRASRLTNGVHRHSSNVQKLFYGTESRPTSRTRASASRGIRDDHIRSFELLSLRK, from the exons ATGGATCGAATAGTTGGTGGGAAATTTAAGATGGGAAGGAAAATTGGGAGTGGATCATTTGGGGAGCTTTTTTTAG GGGTCAGTGTTCAAACTGGAGAAGAAGTGGCCATTAAAATG GAATCTGCGAAGACTAAGCATCCCCAGCTACACTATGAATCGAAGGTGTATATGCTGCTTCAAGGAGGAA CCGGAGTGCCCCACCTAAAATGGTTTGGAGTTGAAGGTGAACATAATGTAATGGTGATTGATCTTCTGGGACCGAGCTTGGAAGACCTATTCAATTACTGTAATAGAAAGTTTTCCCTGAAAACGGTACTGATGCTCGCTGATCAGTTG ATTAATAGAGTTGAGTACATGCATTCACGAGGCTTCCTTCACCGTGATATAAAACCCGATAATTTTTTAATGGGCCTTGGTCGTAAGGCTAATCAG GTTTATATCATTGATTATGGTTTAGCTAAGAAGTTCAGGGATCTGAAAACTCATAAGCATATACCATATAG GGAGAACAAGAGCCTTACCGGTACCGCACGTTATGCTAGTGTCCATACTCATCGTGGAATAG AACAAAGCAGACGAGATGATCTTGAATCACTGGGATATGTTCTAATGTATTTCCTCCGCGGAAG TCTTCCTTGGCAAGGGCTAAAAGCCAATACTAAGaaacaaaaatatgataaaatcAGTGAAAAGAAGATGATGACTCCAATAGAG GTGCTTTGCAAATCATACCCATCAGAATTTGTATCATATTTCCACTACTGCAGATCATTGCACTTTGAAGATAAGCCTGATTATTCGTATCTGAAGAGGCTATTCAGAGACTTATTTATTCGTGAAG GTTATCAATTCGACTATGTATTAGACTGGACCATGATGAAGTACCCCCAAATCGGTGGTAGCTCTAGAACACGG TATCCTGGTCCGAAGCCAGCTGTAAATGCCGGACCATCTGCAGAAAAACCAGAAAGGACTTCAG TGGGTCGTGAGATTCGAGACAGACTTACTGGTGCAGTGGAGGCCATTTCCCGCCGAAATGCTTTAGGTTCTGGTGATCACTCCAAGCAAAGGAGCTCACAAGATGTAGCCACGTCACGAGACATG CAAAGAGACTCTGAGAAGGTAAACCTTTCCCGAGTTAGCAGTTCTTCTAGACGGGCCACTGCCGTCTCAAGCAACAGGCCAACCACCTCTGGTGACCTTGGGGAGACTCGAGCAAGTCGACTAACCAACGGGGTCCATCGTCATTCCTCGAATGTACAAAAGCTATTCTATGGAACAGAATCCAGGCCAACTTCACGAACACGTGCATCTGCATCACGAGGAATTCGTGATGACCATATTCGTAGTTTTGAATTGCTCTCTCTCAGAAAATAG